A DNA window from Synergistota bacterium contains the following coding sequences:
- a CDS encoding TolC family protein: MKRTVILVIIFLNFLIPLSKAYSLVIDLNKALDIAFQRNLKLKQAMAAVEAAKAKLIQAESILYPTLSFQATRTERSRAGGGISGFPEELNPTAEDMFLYNFMRSVMNRLSSSSAADYQVRVSLSYPIYLGDKKDATIRAARENLLAELENLRQVKNEVFYSVAEAYYSFLKARGAYSIAL; the protein is encoded by the coding sequence ATGAAACGAACTGTGATTTTAGTAATAATTTTCCTTAATTTTTTAATTCCTTTAAGCAAGGCGTATTCTTTAGTCATAGATTTAAATAAGGCTCTCGATATTGCTTTTCAAAGGAATTTGAAATTGAAGCAGGCTATGGCGGCAGTTGAGGCTGCAAAAGCTAAGCTTATTCAGGCAGAAAGTATATTGTACCCAACACTGAGTTTTCAAGCTACTAGAACAGAGAGGAGCAGGGCGGGGGGAGGGATTTCTGGTTTTCCTGAAGAGTTAAACCCAACTGCTGAAGATATGTTTCTATACAATTTTATGCGAAGCGTTATGAATAGACTAAGTTCTTCTTCCGCTGCGGATTATCAGGTTAGAGTTAGTTTGTCTTATCCAATCTATCTTGGGGATAAGAAAGATGCGACTATAAGAGCTGCAAGGGAAAATTTGTTAGCAGAGTTAGAAAATTTAAGGCAGGTTAAGAATGAGGTTTTCTATTCAGTTGCTGAGGCTTACTATAGTTTTCTTAAAGCTAGGGGGGCTTATTCAATAGCTTTGGA
- the tpiA gene encoding triose-phosphate isomerase — protein sequence MRKPLIAGNWKMHKTNNEAEELAFEIKNALVDVRKVEIALCPPFTALERVSKVISGTQIALGAQNMFWEDEGAFTGEISPKMLLALGCKYVILGHSERRKYFKETDEEIRRKVFKAVDVGLVPILCVGETLEERKNGKTWNVVEKQLVSVVSGFPNQKEFVVAYEPVWAIGTGIPATGEDALEVITGIRRKLSDLLGGEFSSATRILYGGSVKPENIMEFMRYEDIDGALVGGASINAESFIGIVKKVAEERSFKPNRS from the coding sequence TTGAGAAAGCCTTTAATTGCTGGAAATTGGAAAATGCATAAAACAAATAATGAAGCTGAGGAGCTGGCTTTTGAAATAAAGAATGCTTTAGTAGATGTAAGAAAAGTAGAGATAGCTCTGTGCCCACCTTTTACTGCTTTAGAGAGAGTGAGCAAGGTTATTAGTGGTACTCAAATTGCTCTTGGTGCCCAAAATATGTTTTGGGAGGATGAAGGAGCTTTTACTGGAGAAATTTCTCCTAAAATGCTCTTAGCTTTAGGTTGTAAATATGTTATTCTTGGACATTCCGAGAGAAGGAAGTATTTTAAGGAGACCGACGAAGAGATTAGAAGGAAGGTTTTTAAGGCTGTTGATGTTGGACTAGTACCTATCTTGTGTGTAGGTGAAACTCTTGAAGAACGAAAAAATGGAAAAACCTGGAATGTGGTAGAAAAACAGCTCGTTTCAGTTGTGAGTGGGTTCCCAAATCAAAAGGAGTTTGTTGTGGCCTATGAACCAGTATGGGCCATAGGGACTGGTATTCCAGCTACTGGTGAAGATGCTTTGGAAGTAATAACAGGTATACGTAGGAAGCTTAGCGATCTTTTAGGGGGAGAATTTTCATCAGCTACACGTATACTCTATGGAGGGAGTGTCAAACCCGAGAATATTATGGAATTCATGAGATATGAGGATATAGATGGGGCATTGGTCGGGGGAGCAAGTATTAATGCCGAAAGCTTTATCGGTATAGTTAAAAAGGTGGCTGAAGAAAGAAGTTTTAAGCCCAATCGCTCTTGA
- a CDS encoding phosphoglycerate kinase has protein sequence MDKRTIRDINVKGKRVLVRVDFNVPLDKSGNIEDDYRIKATLPTIEYLISEGAKVILISHLGRPKGVDNTLRMNPIAKRLSELLGKEVYKLDDCVGSEVESFVKNMREGDVVLLENVRFHPEEEKNDPEFASKLASLAEIFVNDAFGAAHRAHASTYGVAKYLPAVAGFLMEREIRFLSAVRDNPRKPYFIILGGAKISDKIAMIENLLDKVDVFLIGGGMANTFLKALGSNMANSLCENDKLDLARELLNKAKDKGAKIVLPIDLKVAKSLDSSEIKVSPANEVPEGYAAFDIGPHTIELFKKELERARTVFWNGPLGVFEKEPFDEGTNEIARFVVSLEGIISVAGGGDTASALKKTGIDEKFTHVSTGGGASLEFMEGRVLPGIDVLLNK, from the coding sequence TTGGATAAAAGGACAATAAGGGATATAAACGTTAAAGGTAAAAGGGTACTAGTTAGGGTTGATTTTAACGTTCCCTTAGATAAAAGTGGAAATATAGAAGATGACTATAGAATAAAAGCTACTTTGCCTACGATAGAATATCTGATTAGTGAAGGAGCAAAGGTGATATTGATATCTCATTTAGGTAGACCTAAGGGTGTAGATAACACTTTAAGGATGAATCCTATTGCTAAACGTTTAAGTGAACTGTTGGGTAAAGAAGTTTATAAACTTGACGACTGCGTTGGAAGCGAAGTTGAGAGTTTTGTTAAAAATATGAGAGAAGGAGATGTTGTTCTTCTTGAAAATGTCAGATTTCACCCAGAAGAGGAGAAAAATGATCCTGAATTTGCTTCGAAGCTAGCTTCTCTAGCAGAGATATTCGTAAATGATGCTTTTGGTGCGGCTCATAGGGCCCATGCTTCTACCTATGGAGTAGCTAAGTATTTACCTGCAGTAGCCGGATTTTTAATGGAAAGGGAGATAAGGTTTTTATCTGCCGTTAGGGATAATCCTAGGAAACCTTATTTTATAATTCTTGGAGGAGCAAAAATAAGCGATAAAATAGCTATGATAGAGAATCTTTTAGATAAGGTGGACGTATTTCTTATAGGTGGAGGGATGGCTAATACCTTTTTAAAGGCTCTAGGTAGTAATATGGCTAATTCTCTTTGTGAGAATGATAAGCTTGATTTGGCTAGAGAGCTGCTTAATAAAGCTAAAGATAAAGGAGCTAAGATAGTTTTGCCTATAGATCTCAAAGTTGCTAAGAGTCTTGATTCTTCAGAAATAAAAGTTTCACCTGCAAATGAAGTTCCAGAGGGATATGCTGCTTTTGATATAGGGCCTCATACAATTGAGCTTTTTAAGAAGGAGTTAGAAAGAGCTAGAACAGTATTTTGGAATGGGCCTTTGGGAGTGTTTGAAAAGGAGCCATTCGATGAGGGAACAAATGAGATAGCAAGATTTGTGGTTTCTTTGGAGGGGATAATATCTGTTGCTGGCGGAGGCGATACTGCTTCTGCTTTAAAGAAAACAGGTATAGATGAGAAGTTTACTCATGTTTCGACTGGTGGTGGAGCTTCTCTTGAGTTTATGGAGGGGAGAGTCCTTCCAGGTATAGATGTGCTCTTAAACAAGTGA
- the gap gene encoding type I glyceraldehyde-3-phosphate dehydrogenase: MGARVGINGFGRIGRLVLRSALKDGRGKGLEFVAVNDITDAKTLAHLFKYDSVHRIWDGDVSYDQENIYVNGNKIRVFAEPDPAKIPWDKYDVDIVIESSGRFTDADKASKHFRGSVKKVIITAPAKGEDITIVIGVNEKSYDPQKHKIISNASCTTNCLAPLVKVLHENFGVVKGLMSTAHAYTNDQRILDLPHQDLQRARAAALSIIPTTTGAAKAIGKVIPELAGKLNGIALRVPVPNVSVVDFVAELKRPVTVEEVNAVFKKAAEGELKGILAYVDEPLVSVDFNGNSHSSIFDATQTMVVDNMVKVLAWYDNEWGYACRVVDLTKYIAERL, from the coding sequence ATGGGAGCAAGGGTAGGAATCAATGGGTTCGGAAGAATTGGTAGGTTAGTTTTAAGGTCTGCACTTAAAGATGGTAGGGGGAAAGGGTTGGAGTTCGTTGCAGTTAATGATATAACCGATGCGAAAACGTTAGCACATCTTTTTAAGTATGACTCTGTTCATAGAATATGGGATGGAGATGTAAGTTATGATCAAGAGAATATATATGTGAATGGTAATAAAATAAGGGTTTTTGCTGAGCCTGATCCAGCTAAGATTCCTTGGGATAAGTATGATGTTGATATTGTGATTGAATCCTCTGGGAGGTTTACTGATGCTGATAAGGCTAGTAAACATTTTCGTGGGAGTGTTAAAAAGGTAATAATAACTGCACCAGCTAAGGGTGAAGATATTACAATTGTCATAGGTGTTAACGAAAAAAGCTATGATCCTCAGAAACACAAAATAATATCTAATGCCTCTTGTACTACTAATTGTTTAGCACCTTTGGTTAAAGTCCTTCACGAGAATTTCGGTGTAGTAAAAGGATTAATGAGTACTGCGCATGCTTATACCAATGATCAAAGAATTTTGGATCTTCCTCATCAGGATCTTCAAAGGGCTAGAGCAGCAGCTTTATCTATAATCCCTACCACTACTGGTGCTGCCAAAGCTATAGGAAAGGTTATACCTGAGCTTGCTGGTAAGCTTAATGGTATAGCATTAAGAGTACCTGTTCCAAACGTTTCTGTTGTGGATTTCGTTGCAGAGCTTAAGAGGCCTGTAACTGTAGAGGAGGTAAACGCAGTTTTTAAGAAGGCTGCGGAAGGGGAGCTTAAAGGTATACTTGCTTATGTAGATGAACCATTGGTTTCTGTAGACTTTAATGGAAATTCTCACTCTTCAATTTTTGATGCTACTCAGACCATGGTTGTGGATAATATGGTCAAGGTTCTTGCGTGGTATGATAACGAATGGGGTTATGCTTGCAGGGTAGTAGATTTGACAAAATATATTGCTGAGAGGTTGTAA
- a CDS encoding TRAP transporter large permease produces MSFLYGTLAFIFLLALNVPIAFTLGISGIIYFISQATIPIPIVAQRLAAGTQSFPLLAVPFFILAGHLMNASGITSRFIRLADALVGHLPGALAQVSCVLSMLMGGISGSSNADAAMETRILLPEMRKRGYDDGFSAAVLACSSLSTAIIPPSIGLVLYGFVGQVSVGKLFMAGVIPGILMGITMMIVTHWKAVRKGYDMERRNKRKSLREVYEALRNSIWALLFPVFLIVTLRFGIFAPVEAAAFAVVYAAFVGKVIHRELTWESFKEALLDAAEDNAIIMLIVSMAAIPMYALAFEKVPVKMSSFIINLTNNPTLIMLAIIVFLFFAGMVMEGTVNTLLLTPIFLPIVREAGFDPVHFGVIFAIMIQLGGVTPPVGVNMFTVCSLGGIPVESCIKESVAYIVALLALVIILVFVPQLSLLLVGFMG; encoded by the coding sequence ATGTCGTTTCTTTATGGAACTTTAGCTTTCATATTTTTGTTAGCATTAAACGTTCCTATTGCTTTTACGCTTGGAATTTCAGGAATAATATATTTTATTAGCCAAGCTACAATTCCTATTCCAATAGTTGCTCAGAGACTTGCAGCGGGCACGCAATCTTTTCCTTTATTAGCAGTTCCTTTTTTCATTCTTGCTGGGCATCTTATGAATGCCTCTGGAATTACTTCTCGATTTATACGTCTTGCTGATGCTCTTGTTGGACATTTACCAGGTGCCTTAGCGCAAGTAAGCTGTGTTTTAAGTATGCTTATGGGTGGTATATCTGGTTCTTCTAATGCCGATGCTGCTATGGAAACGAGAATACTTCTCCCGGAAATGCGCAAAAGAGGTTATGATGATGGCTTTTCTGCGGCAGTATTAGCCTGTAGTTCCTTAAGTACGGCAATAATACCTCCAAGTATAGGTCTAGTTTTATACGGTTTTGTTGGACAAGTTTCGGTTGGAAAGCTATTCATGGCTGGAGTTATACCAGGTATACTTATGGGTATAACGATGATGATAGTTACCCATTGGAAAGCTGTTCGAAAAGGATATGATATGGAGCGTAGAAATAAAAGAAAGTCTTTACGCGAGGTGTACGAGGCTCTTCGAAATTCTATATGGGCGTTACTTTTCCCTGTTTTTCTTATCGTTACCCTTCGGTTTGGAATTTTTGCACCTGTTGAAGCGGCAGCTTTTGCTGTGGTTTATGCTGCATTTGTTGGTAAAGTTATTCATCGTGAACTTACTTGGGAAAGCTTCAAGGAGGCTTTGCTTGATGCAGCGGAGGATAATGCTATCATAATGTTAATTGTTTCTATGGCAGCTATACCAATGTATGCGTTAGCTTTTGAAAAGGTTCCCGTTAAGATGTCGTCCTTTATTATAAATCTTACTAATAATCCAACATTAATTATGCTTGCTATAATTGTTTTTCTTTTCTTTGCGGGAATGGTGATGGAAGGTACGGTAAATACTTTGCTTCTTACTCCTATATTTCTTCCTATAGTTAGGGAAGCTGGTTTCGATCCGGTTCATTTTGGTGTTATCTTTGCAATTATGATACAGCTTGGAGGTGTCACTCCGCCGGTTGGTGTTAATATGTTTACAGTGTGTTCATTAGGAGGTATTCCTGTAGAAAGTTGTATTAAGGAAAGTGTAGCTTATATAGTGGCTCTTTTAGCGTTAGTTATTATTCTTGTTTTTGTTCCTCAACTAAGTTTGCTACTTGTAGGGTTTATGGGATAG
- a CDS encoding TRAP transporter small permease: protein MERIFRIIDRVEAKFCQILLGIIVGLVFVSALLRYIGYPINWTNALASGLFVWLIYIGADRALRRKKHIGMGFFVEKLPSRIRWLIGILVDIVILVFLIYVSYLGIRMTLANTGRVFEEIFFLSYSVVVAAVPVGTILMSFTLIYQIYTKIRGL, encoded by the coding sequence GTGGAGCGGATCTTTAGAATTATCGATAGAGTAGAGGCAAAATTTTGTCAGATATTATTAGGTATAATAGTAGGGCTTGTTTTTGTTTCAGCTCTTCTACGTTATATTGGTTATCCTATAAATTGGACAAATGCTTTAGCTTCAGGGTTATTCGTTTGGTTAATATATATAGGAGCAGACAGAGCGTTAAGAAGAAAAAAACATATTGGTATGGGTTTTTTTGTTGAGAAGTTGCCGTCAAGGATTAGATGGCTAATAGGTATATTGGTTGATATAGTTATATTAGTATTTCTAATTTATGTTAGTTATCTTGGAATCAGAATGACTTTAGCTAACACGGGAAGGGTTTTTGAAGAAATCTTTTTCCTTAGTTACTCTGTAGTTGTAGCAGCTGTTCCTGTTGGAACAATTCTTATGAGTTTTACGCTTATTTATCAGATATATACTAAAATAAGAGGATTATGA
- a CDS encoding C4-dicarboxylate TRAP transporter substrate-binding protein translates to MRGLWKHSVVVVVVMVFVLSMVFVGATFAQDKTYTLRVSMVITKGDNIYEGYEKFKQGVEARTNGKIKVELYPGGVLGRDEEILEQAVMGAEVCVNTDAGRLGVWAKEVGILLCPYLTDSIEDWMKLLKSDLAKEWYAKVTKEKGLVVLAFNWYAGARHFLTKKPISKPEDLSGLKIRTPGAPVWQETIRALGATPVALPWTEVYMALQQGVIDGAEAQHPATFGSKLYEVAKYITKTGHIQLWNSPVVGEKWLKGLSSDYQKILFEEAVKAGDFATDLLLKMLTDLEAKMKAAGAIINDVDTTPFKKRAEAVYEKLGYQEIRKKVLDFLGKK, encoded by the coding sequence ATGCGTGGGTTGTGGAAGCATAGCGTTGTTGTGGTTGTGGTAATGGTTTTTGTTCTATCTATGGTATTTGTTGGGGCTACGTTTGCTCAAGATAAGACCTATACTCTAAGAGTTTCTATGGTCATTACTAAGGGTGACAATATTTACGAAGGGTATGAAAAGTTTAAGCAAGGTGTTGAAGCCCGCACTAACGGAAAGATAAAGGTAGAACTTTATCCCGGAGGCGTTCTTGGAAGAGATGAAGAGATACTCGAGCAAGCGGTAATGGGTGCTGAGGTTTGCGTTAATACTGATGCAGGTCGCCTGGGAGTATGGGCTAAAGAGGTAGGGATTCTTCTTTGTCCTTATCTTACTGATAGCATTGAAGATTGGATGAAACTTCTAAAGTCTGACCTCGCAAAAGAATGGTACGCTAAAGTTACAAAGGAAAAAGGGCTTGTTGTTCTTGCATTTAACTGGTATGCAGGTGCGCGTCACTTTTTAACTAAGAAACCAATATCTAAACCTGAGGATTTAAGTGGACTTAAAATTCGTACACCTGGGGCTCCTGTATGGCAGGAGACTATAAGAGCTTTAGGGGCTACACCAGTTGCCCTTCCCTGGACAGAAGTTTATATGGCTCTTCAGCAAGGTGTTATTGATGGTGCTGAGGCACAGCATCCAGCTACCTTTGGATCAAAGCTCTATGAAGTTGCGAAATATATAACAAAAACAGGACATATTCAGCTTTGGAACTCTCCAGTAGTTGGAGAAAAGTGGCTTAAGGGGCTTTCTTCTGATTATCAAAAAATCTTGTTCGAAGAGGCAGTTAAGGCTGGGGATTTTGCCACGGATCTTTTGCTTAAGATGTTGACTGATCTGGAGGCAAAGATGAAGGCTGCGGGAGCCATAATAAATGATGTAGATACTACTCCGTTTAAGAAGCGTGCTGAGGCTGTGTACGAGAAGCTTGGTTATCAAGAAATTCGTAAGAAGGTTTTGGATTTCTTAGGTAAAAAGTAA
- a CDS encoding GntR family transcriptional regulator: MDLLVSQKRNSSARDHVYETLKKNIILLKLEPGQSVTETEIAEALSVSRTPVREAFVRLSQEGLLETYPQRGTIVSLIDLERVDEARFMRRTLEKAVMKIACSSFPQELIFELRSNLALQELCLQEKNFLKLFELDEEFHKVIYKACRKERIWDLISQINADFKRIRVLKLSLGIRVGEVVDQHKRIAECIFSHDNAHVEGLIDEHLPQNDPDFENLQKLYPKYFK; the protein is encoded by the coding sequence ATGGATTTATTAGTTTCGCAGAAGAGAAACTCTTCAGCACGAGATCATGTTTATGAAACTTTGAAAAAAAATATTATTCTTTTAAAACTGGAGCCTGGACAGAGCGTAACGGAGACGGAGATTGCTGAAGCTTTATCTGTTAGTAGGACCCCAGTAAGAGAGGCTTTTGTTAGACTATCTCAAGAAGGTCTTCTTGAAACTTATCCTCAAAGGGGGACTATAGTCTCTCTTATAGATCTTGAAAGAGTGGATGAGGCGAGATTTATGCGTAGGACGCTTGAAAAGGCTGTAATGAAGATAGCATGCAGTTCTTTCCCTCAGGAACTTATATTTGAGTTAAGATCTAATTTGGCCTTACAAGAGCTTTGTCTCCAGGAGAAAAATTTTTTAAAACTATTTGAACTTGATGAGGAATTCCATAAAGTAATTTATAAAGCTTGCAGGAAGGAGCGCATATGGGATCTTATATCTCAAATTAATGCTGATTTTAAGCGTATTAGAGTTTTGAAACTCTCTTTAGGAATAAGGGTTGGAGAAGTTGTTGATCAACACAAAAGAATAGCTGAATGTATCTTTTCTCACGATAATGCACATGTAGAAGGGTTAATCGATGAGCACCTCCCTCAAAATGATCCTGATTTTGAGAATTTGCAAAAGCTTTACCCAAAATATTTTAAATAG
- a CDS encoding TAXI family TRAP transporter solute-binding subunit: MKKLRLWVPIIIITLSIFYGTAFAQLKFIVIGTGSTGGTFYPAGTILANAFNTYLKETGIKWSAQASGGSIENLSMLARKEIQMGIAGSAPATWAYEGKEMFQGKQVTNIRAITTLWPEMTQVIYRKDTGIKHWRDLKGRKVAVGPAGNPHFYMESLLKATADLTFNDIIPEYMGYGDSVEALQSRLIDAAYLSAGIPTSAVAQAYVGRVPIDMFEISDEELEKLQKIAPFYVRGIIPKGTYPGQDRDLKVAANPTVLLVEKDLPDELIYKMLEVIYIKALDEIKKQHHALTYLNLESAAKIGGIPFHKGAIKFYQDRGIKINEGIIPPEMKK; this comes from the coding sequence ATGAAAAAGTTAAGATTATGGGTACCAATCATTATCATAACACTTTCAATATTTTACGGAACAGCATTTGCACAACTAAAATTCATCGTAATAGGGACTGGATCGACGGGAGGCACCTTTTACCCCGCTGGTACCATACTAGCAAATGCTTTTAACACATATCTTAAAGAAACTGGTATTAAATGGTCAGCCCAAGCATCTGGAGGAAGCATCGAAAACCTTTCGATGTTAGCAAGAAAAGAAATCCAAATGGGAATAGCAGGAAGCGCTCCAGCAACATGGGCGTATGAAGGAAAAGAAATGTTTCAGGGAAAACAGGTTACAAACATAAGAGCTATAACCACCTTATGGCCAGAAATGACCCAGGTAATATATAGAAAAGATACAGGTATAAAACATTGGAGAGACTTAAAAGGTAGAAAAGTAGCAGTCGGTCCAGCTGGGAATCCCCATTTCTATATGGAATCTCTTCTTAAAGCAACAGCAGATCTTACATTCAACGACATAATACCAGAATATATGGGATACGGGGACTCTGTTGAAGCTCTTCAAAGCAGACTTATAGATGCAGCATATCTTTCAGCAGGTATACCTACATCAGCTGTAGCACAAGCATATGTGGGTAGAGTTCCCATAGATATGTTTGAAATATCTGATGAAGAGCTCGAAAAGCTACAGAAAATAGCTCCCTTTTATGTCAGAGGCATAATTCCCAAAGGAACTTACCCTGGGCAGGATAGGGACTTAAAGGTAGCTGCTAACCCAACTGTTTTACTTGTAGAAAAGGACTTACCTGATGAGCTCATATACAAAATGCTCGAAGTAATATACATAAAAGCCCTTGATGAAATTAAAAAGCAACACCACGCTTTAACTTATTTAAATCTAGAAAGTGCCGCAAAAATAGGAGGCATACCATTCCACAAAGGAGCAATTAAATTTTATCAAGATCGTGGTATAAAAATCAACGAAGGTATTATTCCTCCTGAGATGAAGAAATAA